The genomic segment TGAGAGTCTACAAATTGAATTAAACAAATTGAAATCAGGATTTGTTGTTCGCAATGTTTGAGATGCAAAAGCTAAAGTATTAAACACTTCAGCTGCAAGTGATGTTAATGGTTTTGTTCTTGGTGATCCTGGGTCAGGTAAAACTGCTGGAATTATCTTGCCAACAATAATTTATAACATTAAATTAAAAAATAAATCATCTATGATTATAAACGATCCAAAAGGAGAGTTATACCAAAAAACGTCCAAAACTTTTATTGAAAATGGTTATGAAGTTAAAACCTTTAATTTGCAAGAACCAAATAAATCTGATGCATGAAATCCTCTGACTTCTATTTTTGAAATTTGACAAAAATATTTACATCCAACAAGTGAAATTGACAATTCAAGAAAATTAGGTCAAGTTAGTGAACCAAAAGCAATGATACAATCCCATTGCAACTTAGCTAGGTGTTACACGCACTTCTCGTTAAGTTGTAAAGAATGTATTGAAAACTTAGTGAATGACCACTACATCGAATCTAATCCAAACTGATATATAGGATTTATTAAAATAACAAATGAAAATAAAAATGAAAGCTTCGATGTTTATTTTTCATCCCAAAGTGAGATGGAAAATTGAATTACTCAAGAAAAAAGAAAACTAAAGGGTGAAACTTTTGGTCAAATTGCTGAATTAGCAAGTTCTTTATATACTACTCCAGATCCGAAAAATGAATTCTTTTATTCTGCAGCTAGAGAATTTTTTGAAGGAACTTTACAATTTATGTTAGCCTTGAATGCTAAATATCCAAAAATGGTAACTATAGATAATTTTAACTTAAAATCAATTAGAAAAATTTTATCTAATAAAAACAAGTTTTTTGAAAAAATATCTCAACACTCATATGATGTAGAAAAAGCTCAAAAACTTTTAATAGAAATTAAAAACCAAAATAAGAGTTCAAAAAAAGTTCAAGAACTTGAAAGTTTTATTTCTAAAAATACATTGTCTGAAAATGACTGACAAACTAGATTAGCTGATGTTACAATTACATTTAAAAAAGACCCTGGTAATGTTGAAAATTGATGAAAGACATTAACTAATGATTTAATTATTTTTGACAACATTGAATTAGAAAACATAATCTGTCAGAATACAATAAACGTCGAAGACGCGATTAAAAAACCAACAGTTATATTTTTAATAGTGCCAGACAACAAAAAAGCCTATGTTTCACTTGTTTCACTATTTGTTGGGCAAATTTATGCAGAACTTATTTCAATTGCTTCTAAACGTGCTAATTTGGCTCTTGAGCGTAAAGTTTTATTTATTCTTGAAGAATTTGGTTCAATGAATAAAATAGATCAGTTTATCTCAGCATTTTCAATTTGTAGAAGTAGAAATATAAATATTTTAATTTGTCTTCAAAAAGAAAGTCAATTGACTGAGAAATATGGAATAAACAATACCAAATCAATTTTAGGTAACTGTCAATTAAATTATTTTGTTTCTTCAACGGAGAGAGACGATTATGAAAAATACTCAAAATCTTTTGGGATAAGAGCAGAATTAAAAAGAAGCTACAATACTAGAGATAATGAAGCAAGTGAATCTTTAGATAAAACTGCTTTAATATCAGCAGATGAACTTCAACAATTACCAAAACCTTTAGTAGCTATTTTGTTAAATGATAAAAAATACATTTCATATTTATTACCTTCTTGAATTGGTGAAAACGAGTATATTGATTATTATGGTAAAAAAGTTTATGATCACTCACCAATTGAAAACAATTTTATTAAAAAGAAAACTATGTTATATTCTGAAAAATATGAAATAGATTTGTGAAATGAATTAAAAAATATCATTAAGCAAACAGAAGAACAACAAATTGGTAAAACAAAACCCGAAGTTAAAATAATGGTTGATGAAAATTCTAATATTACCAAAGTAAAAGAAATTCACGTTTTGGATGATAGAAATTTAACAGAACTAATTGAACAGTTAAATGATTTAAGAAACCAAAATAATATAACACCTGAAATTAGACGTAAAATAGTAGAATTAAGAGCTGCTATAATAAAAAAACAACGCATTAATAATTAAGTAACTTTAAACACCAAATTTTGGTGTTTTTTATTTAAAAGTTTAATTTGTTTACAAAAATGTAAACATTTTTTTATATTTGTAAACACTTTTTGTGTTAGGTTGTGATATTATTTATAAATAAATAATATTAAAAGCAGTTGTATTTTGAACTTTTGTTTACACCTCTTATCTTGCTTCCACCTTTTTACTCAAAAAATGAGCATGAAATGCTACATTTTTAGTAAAATCCATGGGATTTAAGGTGGTAATGGTGGGATAAAGGTAAGAATTATTAAAATTGTTTACAAATTTACTAAGAACAACTGAGCACCAATAAATATCAAAATGTATTAGATTTTGAATAAAATAAAGTATATAGTTAATTATAGAAAGAGCTACTTTTAAAATATATGTAGCAAAGTGTGAAAAATATGAAAAAAATTCTAAGTATTATTGCTGCATTTAGTTTAACTGTTACTTCAAGCTTTGCTGTTGTTGCTTGTAATAAACAAATTAAAATAGTAGACATAAAGAGATCTGTTAGTCATATTCAAAATAAGACTGATATAAATGAAGTTAACCAAGAGTTAATAAAAGTTAAAGTTGATGGTGTTAAAAAAATTGAGGCTTTTGAAATTGAAAATAATGAAACTGATGTAACAATAAAGATTAGTGTTGTCGAAGGCAGAAAAATTGATAGTGATAATTTTGTTTTGACTAAAGCTATAGCTGATAAAGCAATTGATAATCCAATTGTTCCAGATGGTGAATATGAAATGAGCTTTGAAGAATATATAAAAAACTTTTCAGTAACAACAGGTGCTGAACAAGAATTTCACGGTGATTGAAATATTGATTATTTTGATTTAACAAAAAACCAAGGTGAATGATATGGTAAAACAAATAAAGAATTAAAGCAATGATACATTGATAATCAGAACTCTTTTTGAACTTGAGATAAAGCAATTGCACAATCTATTACAGGGCTTAGTACCAAATGATATGATTATTTTTTAGATAAAGATTTATTTCCAGAAGGTTTTGCTTTTATTGATAATTTATTAAATTTTGAATCGTCTGATTTCTTTGATACACCTAAATCCTTAGATACACCATCAATGCTAAACGGAAAACAAGTAACTGAAGTTGATGGATATTATGAAGTTTCTATGACTACTAAAGCAGTAAATTATTTAAAAGAAGCTAATCAAAAACAATTATTAAAAAATTTTAATATAGATAGTGAAGATAGTGAAACTGTTAATGAATTTAATGAAGGGTTTAATATAGTTGGATCAATAAAAATAAATTTTATAATATTTAGATAAAAAAACAACACAAGAACAATTTTATGTGTTAACATTAATTTATCAAAGAAAATTAAACTTTGAATTCAAGTCTCGCATGCAAATGCAGGAAAAAAGGAACCTTTTTGGTTCTTTTTTTGTATAATTCTAAATATAGGGTCTAATAATATTAAATAATTCCCGAAAGAAAGAGGGAGTATTCACATAAGTGAGTACTCCTTTTTCTAATTTAGAAAGCAGGTAATTAAATGTTGAAGGAAAAAGAAATTTGATTAGGCTATTCTGAAAGTCCAGGAGATTACTCTGATAATGATTTGAAATTAAAACACTGAAGACCACTTTTGATCACGAAAGTTTATTCTGGCACAAGTTTAATTAGAGTAACAGAAGCATCAACAAAATTGAAACAAAAATATATAATTGATGTAGTGTTAAGTTCTGGACAAGTTTTTCAATTTGATAAGGGTTCAAGTTACATAATTGATGCTAAAAGTTTAAAACAAAAGTTGAAACCGCTTATTGGTCCCGCTTTTGATAAAAAGTATAAATATATAAAAAGATCGTCAAATTATTCGTTTAATAAAATTAAAAATAAAGTTAATTTTGAAAAAATGATTTTATCAGGTGAGTATAATAACTTATCTACTGAAGAACAAGACAAACAAAGAATATGAAAACAATTTTCTTTAGAAGAACAAGAAAATAGAATGATCAGAAAAATAGAAAGAGAAGAAAAGTTAAAATTAATGCAAGAAAATAAACAATTTCAAATTATTAAAAAAAGTAAGAGGCACAACCGATAGTTTTAATAGAACTTTAACTAAATTAACTACAAAGTATGTAGTTTTTTTGTACTTATAATAAAATTGGTGTATTTATTAAAGGAGTGTTTTATATGTTATTTAACTGTCGAGAAGAATTTGCAAAAATTCTAAAAACAAAAAAACTTGAACTTGAAAGACTTGATTATGAATTGCTAATAAAGAGAGATAAAAGAAGATATAAATTGATAAGGTTAGCTAAAAGATGTATTGTTAGTGAATTTGGATATTTAAAAATAAATAGAAGGGTTTATTTTGATAATTTTGATAAAAAGTATGTGAAGTTGTTAGATGTTCACTTAAATTTAAATAAATACGTTAAGATTGATCCTGATTTAAAAGCAAAAATAGAAGATCAATTAGGTAGTGGTAAAAAATATAAAGACATTATAGACATGTTTCCCAATGCTCACTTATCATTGATGACAATTTCAAGAATATTTAAATCTGTTGAAAATGACAAAAAAAGAAATGAAGTTACTAAAAAAGTTTTATTAAAAAATAATCAAGTAGTTTATATTTTTGTTGATGATGCTTTTTTAAATGTAGATCGATTTAGGTCTAAAAAAAGGTGAAAATATAACAGAGGAAAGGACACTAAAGTTAGGGTTATTTCTTTTTGTACTGGTTATGATAAAAAAACATTAAATCTTAAACGAAAGAAATTAGCCAATAAAAGAAATACTTTTTTAATTGGAAAAAATGAAAACATTTCTACTGAAGCTTTATCATTTAAAATTTATGAATTAGGGTGTAATTTTTATGAAAATTTTGATAATGCTCATTTAGTCGTTGGTGGTGATGGTGCTACTTGAATAAAAAATCTAGCTAATTATTTAGAAGCTGACTATATATTAGATCGATATCATGCTGTTAGGGAATTAAAGAAAGTCTTCTTAAATAATTCTATAAAGAATTCTGAAACATTATTCAAAACAGCTTTAAGTTATTTTTACAAAGGAATGTATGAAGAACTTATACAAATTTTAGAAATTTTTGCATGTAATTCGATATTAAAATATTTTAAAAATAACGTCAAAGGAATTGAAAACCAAAATAAAACTTGAAATATTGGTGTGAGTGCTGAATCTGTTGTTTCTGGACTTGTTAAAAGTACTCTTGGTTATGGTTCTAAGATATTTTCTTTTAAAGTTATAAAAAACATATTAAATGCTAGAAATTTCAATTTAAACAATAATTTAGGTTTTTAAGTTATATGAATATGCTCTAAAATCAATTTTAACACTTTTTTTTCAAACAAAAATAAATTTTTTGTATAGAAGTAAGGCAAAGAACCAAAAGTGCCCTAAAACAAGAAAAAAACATAATCATAAACGCATTTATTATTTTTGCGTTAATTTTACTTGTTTTTTAAAAAAATAGAGTTATGATTGAATTAACATTTGAAATAATTGTGATAATTGCTTAGTTGAGTCCTCCTACAAAAAAGTTATGCACCCTTTAATTAATGGAGTATTTCATAGTAAAAACTTTATTGTTGGTTCAACATTATTATTTGAAAGAGCCGTAATCATCATACTAGCTACCAAAGGAAGACAAGCAGCTAAAAATGAGCCCATTATGCAACTTAATATAAGAAAAGTGAATAAAATCTTATTACTTTTTGCAGTCACACCCACAAGTTTTAAAAATTTACCTAATTTTTTTCATGAAAATTCTAAAGTTTTATCAAAACCATATTTATTCAATTCTTTCTTTTTTCCATTACTCATTAAGTTCTACCCCCTTTCAAGCTTTTTTAGAATTTCCAGCATCATATAAATTTTTAAAATGTCCATCTATTTTTTTAAGTTCATTGAATGATCCTCTTTGAACTATTCCTTCTTTAGGAGCTAACACTAAAATTTCATCTACATTCTTAATTGTTGAAAGTCTATGCGCTATAGTAACACTTGTTCGGCCTTTCATCAACTCATTTAACTTTGCTTGAATTTCTTCTTCTACAATATTATCTAATGCTGAGGTTGCTTCATCTAATATTAAAATTTTTGGGTTTTTTAAAAACATTCTAGCAATAACAAGTCTTTGCTTTTGACCACCAGATAACATAAATCCACGCTCACCCAAAATAGTGTCGTATCCATCAGGCCAACTCATTATTAAGTCATGGAGTTCTGCTTTTTTACAAGCTTTTATAATATCTTTATTTGTAGCATTAAATCTTCCATATCTTACATTATCATAAACATCGCCCAAGAAAATGGCTGGTTCTTGCTCTACATAACCCACAAGATCTAAATATGAAGAAAGCTTAACATCTTTTAAATTTATATCATCATTGATAATAACCATTCCAATTGTAGGATCATAAAATCTTAATAGCAATCTTGCTATTGTTGATTTACCAGAACCAGTTCCACCAACAAAAGCATATGATTTACCATTTTCAAAAACAAAATCAAATTTTGGTAAAATAAGTTCAGTTGGTTTTTCTGGATATGCAAAAGCTACATCTTTAAAAACAATGTTACCTTTTATGTCAGAAATTATAATTCCTTCTTCATCATCAAAGTGATTATTAAATCTTGGAGTTTGGTTTAAAATCTCACCAACTCTTTTTGAAGCAACGTTAGATTGAGTTAAACCTACAAGTATTCTTAAAAGAGACATCATAGGGCCAATCATTAGCGAAGATGCTGGAACCATACCAACCAAAACACTTATTATTTTCTCAGGATGATCTCTGTATAAAATAACACAAGCTACAATCATTGATGATTCTATAGCATTAATAGTTATATATAAAAGTGTGATGATTGTTGACTGATAAAAATTTAAAGCTGAACCTTTTTCATAGTAAGCTTTATGTTTTTCAATAAATCTTGCTTCTTCATATCTTGTAGTTCCTGAAGCTTTTATTAATTTAACATTACTTATTCTATCAGTTACATCACCATTAACTTCAGTAACAACTTTTCTTGCTGCATACGCTTTTGGTTTTATTGGAAAAAACAAAATTACAAATATAATGCCTAATGATACAAATATCAAAATTAAAATTAAAGTCATTCAAACATCGATAAAAAACATAACAGATATAGATGCTATTGTTACTAAAATACCATTTAAGAAAGTAACTGGAATAATTCCTGTTTGTTCACCAATGATTTGAGTATCAGAAATTACTTTAGTAAGAATTTCCCCAATCTTTTTGTCAGAATAATAAGACATGTCCATTGATATTAATTTTTTATTTAAATCATTTCTTAAATCTACTTCAATTTTTTTACCTAGCATACCTGCTGTTCATTGCGAAACAAACATTGAAAAAGCCATTGCTATAAGCGCAACTATCTGTACAGTTATTACTATTCATAATTTAATTCCTCAATAACCTTCTTCTACAGTTATTGGGATTGAAAGGCTAGATTTTGCAGCTAACAATGTTTGTTGCATAAGAATAGGTGAAGTTGCTGAAGATATAGCAAAAATAATAACAGAAGTTATCAATAAAAATGTTCACATTTTATTTTTTTTCATGTAGTTTAATACTAATTTTAAATATGATAATTCTTTTTTACCTTTTTCACTTTCGAATTCTTCTTCAATGTCTGTTCTTGATAACCATCTTTTTACTCTTGCTTGAGGTGTTGATGATTGTGTTATATGCTCACTATCAAGTCTTTCTTGCTCTTGTTTATCGATTTCCATAAAAACCTCTTTTCTTGTTTTTTATTCAATATATTTTAACACTTTTTTTACATAAAAATAAACCACAGGCGTGGTTTTTTTAAATTTGATTTAAAATGTCAAATCCTGAATCAATTAAAGACGCATTTTGTTTAATTAACCAATTACTTTTTTGTGTTTTGTCGTTTATTGGTTGGGGTATTGCAAATATTTTTTTGTTGTTTGAAATATTATTTGCTATAAAAGAATTTATAGATTCAAAATTATTTGTTTCTAATACAACAATAGCTTTTGACAAACCATCTACAATTTTATAATTGCTTGAAATTTCATTGGTGTATATATTAAATAATGAAGAATTTTGATGCTCACTTATAATCAAATAATCTGCTTGGTCTAAATCTTTTTTTATTATTTTTGATTTTGTTAAAAAAGTATTTAGTGGAAGTTGAGTTGTTATGATTATTTTACCATTCATTTCTATAACTTTATCAACTATAAATTCTTGTAATGGTTGATCACCAGAAATTACAATAGTTCTTTTTTCTAAAATAAGATCTGAAATTATTTTTATGACAGCTACTTTGTTGTAACTGTTAACAACTTCTCCACCAATAAAACCAATATTTTGATGATAATTATGTAACAACGAGATGCTTCCTTTAAAGTATAAAACAAAACTTGGCTCTTGAACTTGTTTTAGTGAATTTGGATATAAAGGATTAATAATGCTGATAAAGTTGTCACTTATTGTATTTGGTATTTTTATAAGATCCTTTGCTTCTATTTTTTCTTTTTCATCTAAAGCTTTATAAATAAGTTTTCAATTTGCTTGATATTTTAATGAAAAGTATAATAAAACATTATCCATTTTAACTTAAATATAAGACTCTATTTGCATAAATTTCATTAAATATACTTGTGCTGTCTTTTCCCTTTGATGAATGTATTTTGCCCTCAATCCCAATAATTGCTTGATCATGTAAAGAAAACTCATCCTCAATAACTGTAGATCAAGCTTTAACATTAATTAAGTCGTCTTCTTTATGGTATGTTTTATTTTTTGACTTATTAGGAACTCTAACAATAAACTTATAAAGTTTTGAATTCCCATCTTTTGAAGTATATGCAACTTCAGCATCGCCTTCAATTTGTCCAATAATATTTACTAGATTCATATTCACCTCTTTTTCTTGCAGCTTTTGCTGTCATTTTATTATTAAAGAAAAAAATTATTTTAGAGAACCCAAAATAATTTTTACTGGTTTATAACTTAATCTATGAATTGGTGTAACACCATTTTTAAAAAGTAAATTTTGATGCATTTTAGTACAATACCCTTTATGATTTGCAAAACCATAATTTGGATATTTTATATCATAATCAATCATTATTTGATCTCTTGTAACTTTTGCCAATATACTAGCTGCAGCAATACTTTGGCTTTTATCATCGCCTTTAATAAAAGGCAAACAAACATAATTATCAATTTTAACTTTTTCAGCATCAATTAAGCATACATCAGGCTTTGGACTTAGTTTTAATATGCTTTCTTTCATTCCATTAATACTTGCTTGCTTAGGATTGATACTATCAACAATATCATTTGATATAACTGAAATGTAATAAGAAACAGCATTTTTTTTAATTTCATTAAATAAAAAAATTCTTGATTTTTTGCTAAGTTTTTTTGAATCTTGTATTAACGGATTGGCATAGTCACTTGGTAGTATTACACTAGCAACAACTATAGGACCAGCCATAGCTCCTCTTCCAGCTTCATCACTACCACTAATCAAAGTTGTATGATAAGTTTTTTGAATATCTAAATCAAATTCAATTCTTGATTTGTCTATCATAAATCTGTAATATCCATATGTTTTTTTTCATTATCTGATTTTGCTATTTTTTCAATTTCTTTTGGAACAGCTTCTAAGACTTTTTCAAAAGAAATTCTTCCAAACTTTTGATCAATAACACATTGCATAAAATGAGAAATAACTCTATTGTAATCTAACAAATCTTCACTGATATATCATTTTTTTGATTTTCCAATTAATTCAAACAAGATTATTGTTTCACTTATTTGAATTGGTCTTTGCAATTTGGGAGATATTTTAAAGTAGGTTTCAATAACATTTTCATATGAATTAAATACATATTGCATTATTTTCCCAGCAACTCTTTCTTGAGGATAGATACCTTGTTTTATAGAATTAATTGCACATATATTTGTAGCCACTTGTTCAGAGTCTAATTTTGCAGGTAAGATACCAGGTGTATCTAAAAGCGAGATAAATTTTGATAAATGAATAATTTGTATTCCTCTTGTCAAACCTGGTTTATTTCCAACTTTAACATTTTTATTCTTAACAATTCTATTAATTAAAGTTGATTTTCCAACATTTGGTATACCAATAACTAAAACATTAATTAAAGAATTTATCATTCCTTTATTTTTATCTTTTAATTGTTTTTCTAAAGTAGCTTTGTTAATTACGTCGACTAAATCTTTGACAATGTTTTCATTTTTATTATCTAATATTAAAACTTCTCTTTTTTCTTTAGCAAAGTATTCTTTTCATTCTTGAGTAACTTTTGGGTCAGCAATGTCTGCTTTTGACATAATGAATAAAACAGGTTTATTTTTCAAAATTTTTGAAAAAGTTGTATTTCTTGATGAATATGGAGCTCTTGCATCTAAAACTTCAATAACTAAATCAACAACAGGTATTTTTGCTTCTATTGCTTTAAGGGTTTTGTTCATATGACCAGGAAATCAATTAAAATCTACTGCCATGTTTCCCCCTTTATTTCTTTATTTATTATAACAAAATACCATTACTTATCTTTATATAAATTAAGGTTTAAGGTTTTGTTACAAGTGTTTTCGATAAAAACTTGATCATGACTAACAATGATTATTGTTCCTTCATATTTTTTAATAGCAGATTCTAACATCATTATAGAATTTAAGTCTAAATAATTGGTTGGTTCATCAAGAAGCAATATGTTTGTTGGTACACTCAAAATTGCGCTTAAATTTAGTTGAACTTTTTCTCCCTCACTAAGATCTCTAACTTTTTTTAAATACATTAGGTCCGTATATTTAAATTGAGATAAATATCCCCTAATTATTGTTCTTGATTCATAAGATTTTAAATCGATAAAATCCTTAACCGAAAGATTAAGTAGTTTATCATCCATAACTTGGTGTAAATACCCTATTTTAATTAATGGGTTATTTAATTGCGATAGTTGACTATAAATAAAATTCATAAGAGTTGTTTTACCAGATCCGTTTTGCCCAGTTAATGCTATTTTGTCGCGGTTATTTATCATAAAATTGTATTTATTAAGGTGTAAAATTTCACTTCGTTTTAATCCTTGCTCAAATTCAAAAGATATTTTTTTATTAAGAATATACTTATCATTAACTTCATCTAATTTGTTTAGTTTAGTTTTAAGCGCACCTAACTTTTTACTCATAGAGCTCTTTCCAGAACCACCTTGCAGTTTCTTTTCAGATGCACTTAATTTTCTAGAACCGTTTTCTTTTTTATGATTATTTATTCTAGTTGTTGTAATATCTTTTTCTAATTGTTTTTTTTGTCATTTATATTTTTCTATATTGATGTTATGTTGTTTTGCTTCATTTTCTTTTTCAAAAATATAACTTTTAAAGTTTGTTTTATAATATTTTAATTCATTATCTTCTATCTCTAAAATTTCATTAGCTGTTTTTTGTATAAGTTCTCTGTCGTGTGTTATCAATAAAATAACACCTTTGAAACATTTCATTTTTTTTATTAAAAAATTAAAGTTGTTTCTATCTAAATTAACAGTTGGTTCATCCAAAATTATAAAGTTTCCATCAGCCATAAAAGCTTCAAGAATTTTAGTTTTGCTATATTCTCCACCACTCATATTATTATTGTTTACAAAGTATTTTTGCTCTATGTAATTAGTTTTAAATGTGTTTGTTAAAACACCTTCAAATTTGTGTTCAATTTTTGCAACAGCCTTTGCAAAACTTGTTTTACCGACTCCATTATTACCAATAAGTGCAATAATTTGGTTATTATTATTAATTTGCAATTTTTGTATTTTAAACAAAAATTGTCCATTTTGGGATAGTTTAAAATTATTTATTTGTATCATATCGTTATCTCCTTTTTTCAAAAAAGATAATGAATTAAATATTTTTTTAAGTTTAAACTGTTTTATCCATGTCGTTATTCCACCTTTTTATATAGTATAATTATACATTTTTATTAAAATATTTATCACAAAATTTTTTTTAAATTAATTTGTAATTATAAGGATTAAAAATAAAGGAGAAAAATTATATGAGTTGTTATTTAGTTTTTCTTATCAATGATTTGGATAATCTTATTAGTTATTACTTTAACAATTATCCAATACAAAATAAAGATTTTGTTTGAGCAATATTACTGTAATCAGTATACGATTAGTTAAATTTTATCTTCATACCATGATTTAATTTAATGTTTTTTACTGAAATTATTTTATTAAAAATTTGCATGTTTGGAAATAAGAAAATAAAAAGTTACACATTTGCGTAACTTTTTAAAAGTTATTGATTTACTATTTTTTTTCTTTTTTAGGTGGTAATACTTCTTTAATTCTTGCAGCTTTACCTGATAAGTTTCTGATGTAGTAAATTCTAGCTCTACGTACACGTCCTTTTTTAAGTACAGTTACACTATCAACAATTGGTGAATGTAATGGGAAAGTTCTTTCCACAAACACACCATTTGATAATTTTCGAACTACAACTGAATAAGTTATACCTGATCCTTGAGTTTTAATTACTAAACCCTCAAATGTTTGGGTACGAAATTTTTCTCCCTCTTTAATTTTTACATCAATTTTGATTGTATCTCCTGATGTAAAGTCTGGTAAGTCACTTCTAAGTTGATTGTTAACTATGTCATACTTTGATGACATAGTTTTTGTTGCTTTAGATGCCATGTCTTTTTCTCCTTTATTTTTTTAATTTTTTTAAAAGTTCTAATTGAACTTTACTTAATTTTGATTCATCAATTAAATCTGGTCTTTTATTAAAAGTAGCTATTAATTGTTGTTGTTCTCTTCATTGTTTTATATTTGCGTGATGTCCACTCAATAAAACTTCTGGTACGTTGTGACC from the Entomoplasma ellychniae genome contains:
- a CDS encoding ABC transporter ATP-binding protein, producing MEIDKQEQERLDSEHITQSSTPQARVKRWLSRTDIEEEFESEKGKKELSYLKLVLNYMKKNKMWTFLLITSVIIFAISSATSPILMQQTLLAAKSSLSIPITVEEGYWGIKLWIVITVQIVALIAMAFSMFVSQWTAGMLGKKIEVDLRNDLNKKLISMDMSYYSDKKIGEILTKVISDTQIIGEQTGIIPVTFLNGILVTIASISVMFFIDVWMTLILILIFVSLGIIFVILFFPIKPKAYAARKVVTEVNGDVTDRISNVKLIKASGTTRYEEARFIEKHKAYYEKGSALNFYQSTIITLLYITINAIESSMIVACVILYRDHPEKIISVLVGMVPASSLMIGPMMSLLRILVGLTQSNVASKRVGEILNQTPRFNNHFDDEEGIIISDIKGNIVFKDVAFAYPEKPTELILPKFDFVFENGKSYAFVGGTGSGKSTIARLLLRFYDPTIGMVIINDDINLKDVKLSSYLDLVGYVEQEPAIFLGDVYDNVRYGRFNATNKDIIKACKKAELHDLIMSWPDGYDTILGERGFMLSGGQKQRLVIARMFLKNPKILILDEATSALDNIVEEEIQAKLNELMKGRTSVTIAHRLSTIKNVDEILVLAPKEGIVQRGSFNELKKIDGHFKNLYDAGNSKKAWKGVELNE
- a CDS encoding Mbov_0401 family ICE element transposase-like protein produces the protein MLFNCREEFAKILKTKKLELERLDYELLIKRDKRRYKLIRLAKRCIVSEFGYLKINRRVYFDNFDKKYVKLLDVHLNLNKYVKIDPDLKAKIEDQLGSGKKYKDIIDMFPNAHLSLMTISRIFKSVENDKKRNEVTKKVLLKNNQVVYIFVDDAFLNVDRFRSKKRWKYNRGKDTKVRVISFCTGYDKKTLNLKRKKLANKRNTFLIGKNENISTEALSFKIYELGCNFYENFDNAHLVVGGDGATWIKNLANYLEADYILDRYHAVRELKKVFLNNSIKNSETLFKTALSYFYKGMYEELIQILEIFACNSILKYFKNNVKGIENQNKTWNIGVSAESVVSGLVKSTLGYGSKIFSFKVIKNILNARNFNLNNNLGF
- a CDS encoding type IV secretory system conjugative DNA transfer family protein, which codes for MKLQLWNKIIKRFFLWQLLLAIPIAILIWFCITALLGAMSSKTPFNLFFVLTGKFNLMWPIFIGVMIFVLMLFLNWALAITIYSKFWRSGYRQHIDTKDITASKLVIDDRNIIDDEPKWKTQNGSIYDIKVKQSKDSMQNFNESLQIELNKLKSGFVVRNVWDAKAKVLNTSAASDVNGFVLGDPGSGKTAGIILPTIIYNIKLKNKSSMIINDPKGELYQKTSKTFIENGYEVKTFNLQEPNKSDAWNPLTSIFEIWQKYLHPTSEIDNSRKLGQVSEPKAMIQSHCNLARCYTHFSLSCKECIENLVNDHYIESNPNWYIGFIKITNENKNESFDVYFSSQSEMENWITQEKRKLKGETFGQIAELASSLYTTPDPKNEFFYSAAREFFEGTLQFMLALNAKYPKMVTIDNFNLKSIRKILSNKNKFFEKISQHSYDVEKAQKLLIEIKNQNKSSKKVQELESFISKNTLSENDWQTRLADVTITFKKDPGNVENWWKTLTNDLIIFDNIELENIICQNTINVEDAIKKPTVIFLIVPDNKKAYVSLVSLFVGQIYAELISIASKRANLALERKVLFILEEFGSMNKIDQFISAFSICRSRNINILICLQKESQLTEKYGINNTKSILGNCQLNYFVSSTERDDYEKYSKSFGIRAELKRSYNTRDNEASESLDKTALISADELQQLPKPLVAILLNDKKYISYLLPSWIGENEYIDYYGKKVYDHSPIENNFIKKKTMLYSEKYEIDLWNELKNIIKQTEEQQIGKTKPEVKIMVDENSNITKVKEIHVLDDRNLTELIEQLNDLRNQNNITPEIRRKIVELRAAIIKKQRINN
- a CDS encoding lipoprotein, encoding MKKILSIIAAFSLTVTSSFAVVACNKQIKIVDIKRSVSHIQNKTDINEVNQELIKVKVDGVKKIEAFEIENNETDVTIKISVVEGRKIDSDNFVLTKAIADKAIDNPIVPDGEYEMSFEEYIKNFSVTTGAEQEFHGDWNIDYFDLTKNQGEWYGKTNKELKQWYIDNQNSFWTWDKAIAQSITGLSTKWYDYFLDKDLFPEGFAFIDNLLNFESSDFFDTPKSLDTPSMLNGKQVTEVDGYYEVSMTTKAVNYLKEANQKQLLKNFNIDSEDSETVNEFNEGFNIVGSIKINFIIFR
- a CDS encoding DNA-processing protein DprA, whose protein sequence is MDNVLLYFSLKYQANWKLIYKALDEKEKIEAKDLIKIPNTISDNFISIINPLYPNSLKQVQEPSFVLYFKGSISLLHNYHQNIGFIGGEVVNSYNKVAVIKIISDLILEKRTIVISGDQPLQEFIVDKVIEMNGKIIITTQLPLNTFLTKSKIIKKDLDQADYLIISEHQNSSLFNIYTNEISSNYKIVDGLSKAIVVLETNNFESINSFIANNISNNKKIFAIPQPINDKTQKSNWLIKQNASLIDSGFDILNQI
- a CDS encoding single-stranded DNA-binding protein; translated protein: MNLVNIIGQIEGDAEVAYTSKDGNSKLYKFIVRVPNKSKNKTYHKEDDLINVKAWSTVIEDEFSLHDQAIIGIEGKIHSSKGKDSTSIFNEIYANRVLYLS